A genome region from Clostridium sp. JN-9 includes the following:
- a CDS encoding GNAT family N-acetyltransferase — translation MEKIYLAVPSLEHKYAYMDMMAEWEETKEHIYPGAIRRGETDYSKWLKLLETYRKRETCPSHLVPSDTFFLINENKKLLGAISIRHYLSEQLLRLSGHIGYGIRPTERRKGYATAMLKLALEKCKDMGMKQVLITCDKNNIASAKTIISNNGILENELIEEDGNIIQRYWIEL, via the coding sequence TTGGAAAAGATTTACCTAGCAGTTCCTTCACTGGAACATAAATATGCATATATGGACATGATGGCAGAATGGGAAGAAACAAAAGAACACATATATCCAGGAGCAATAAGACGAGGAGAAACTGATTATAGTAAATGGCTGAAGCTGTTAGAAACATATAGGAAAAGGGAGACATGTCCATCTCACCTTGTACCTTCTGATACTTTCTTTTTGATAAATGAGAATAAGAAGTTACTGGGAGCAATTAGCATAAGGCATTATTTAAGTGAACAACTTCTTCGATTAAGTGGACATATAGGCTATGGAATAAGACCAACTGAAAGAAGAAAGGGTTATGCAACTGCAATGTTGAAATTGGCTCTTGAAAAGTGTAAAGATATGGGGATGAAACAAGTTTTAATAACATGTGATAAAAATAATATTGCTTCGGCAAAAACCATTATTTCTAATAATGGAATTCTTGAAAATGAGTTAATTGAGGAAGATGGAAATATAATTCAAAGATATTGGATTGAATTATAA
- a CDS encoding FAD-dependent oxidoreductase: MNKIFQPIKIGKLEIKNRIAMVPMANLGLIEEDGCFSKRAIDYYVERAKGGTGLIITGAVKVENEIEKLKMPSFPCITLNPVHFVQTASELTEKVHSYGAKIFIQITLGLGRSAAGAFLDCQPVAPSAIPNYWDPTATCRELKTEEVETMVKRFGEAAHIAKAAGFDGMEIHAVHEGYLLDQFTLALFNKRTDKYGGDLRGRLTLPIEIVQEIKKTVGKDFPVGLRYSIKSYIKDWRQGGLPGEDFKELGRDVEEGLEAAKILEKAGYDAFDADCGTYDAWYWAHPPIYLEHGCYLPFAEKLKQVVKVPVIVAGRMEIPSLAEQALNDGKLDMVGIGRGLLTDPYWPEKVMKGQGKRIRPCIACHDGCMGRMFIGRPLSCAVNPATGREKEYAIIPSNNKRKVLVVGGGIAGMEAARTSALRGHEVTLYEKTDKLGGHVIPGSVPDFKEEDRKLMAWYENELNELKVKVLKNKEADKKLIQSKKPDVVFIATGSNAIKPNIEGIDKNTVVSAEDVLLDVNKAGEKVVIIGGGLVGCETALWLAQKGKNVTIVEALPDILISGETPIPHMNRIMLIDLLKFNNVNMITHSSALKITDNGVQIINKAFKKEKLQADTAIVAIGYKNENKLYDEIKNESYETYVIGDARHASNIMNAIWDAYEVAKDI; the protein is encoded by the coding sequence ATGAATAAAATTTTTCAGCCAATCAAAATAGGAAAGCTAGAGATAAAGAATAGAATTGCCATGGTTCCTATGGCTAATTTAGGTCTTATTGAAGAAGATGGGTGTTTTTCTAAAAGGGCTATAGACTATTATGTGGAGAGAGCAAAAGGCGGCACTGGTCTTATTATTACGGGGGCTGTAAAGGTAGAAAATGAAATCGAAAAACTTAAGATGCCGAGCTTTCCATGTATTACATTGAATCCAGTGCATTTCGTACAAACAGCTTCAGAGCTTACAGAAAAGGTTCATTCATATGGAGCAAAAATATTTATTCAAATAACATTAGGACTTGGACGTAGTGCTGCAGGCGCATTTTTAGATTGTCAGCCAGTAGCGCCATCAGCAATACCGAATTATTGGGATCCTACTGCTACCTGCAGGGAACTTAAAACTGAAGAAGTTGAAACTATGGTTAAAAGATTTGGTGAAGCTGCACATATAGCAAAGGCAGCAGGCTTTGACGGAATGGAGATACATGCAGTACATGAAGGGTATCTTCTTGATCAATTTACCCTTGCATTATTTAATAAAAGAACAGATAAATATGGTGGAGATTTAAGGGGAAGGTTAACTCTGCCAATAGAAATAGTTCAGGAGATTAAGAAAACTGTAGGGAAGGACTTCCCTGTGGGATTAAGATATAGTATAAAAAGTTATATAAAGGATTGGAGACAAGGCGGACTTCCAGGAGAAGATTTTAAAGAATTAGGACGTGATGTAGAAGAAGGATTAGAAGCAGCTAAGATATTAGAAAAGGCAGGATATGACGCTTTTGATGCTGACTGTGGAACCTATGATGCCTGGTATTGGGCTCACCCGCCAATTTATTTAGAACATGGATGTTATCTTCCGTTTGCTGAAAAATTAAAACAGGTAGTTAAAGTTCCTGTAATAGTAGCAGGAAGAATGGAAATACCTTCATTGGCAGAACAGGCTTTAAATGATGGCAAGTTAGATATGGTAGGTATAGGAAGAGGATTATTAACTGACCCATACTGGCCGGAAAAAGTAATGAAGGGGCAGGGAAAAAGGATTCGTCCATGTATAGCATGTCATGATGGATGTATGGGTAGAATGTTTATAGGAAGACCTCTTTCCTGTGCTGTAAATCCTGCTACAGGACGTGAAAAGGAATATGCCATAATACCTTCAAACAACAAGAGGAAGGTGTTGGTAGTAGGCGGTGGAATTGCAGGAATGGAGGCAGCAAGAACATCTGCACTTAGAGGACATGAAGTTACATTGTATGAAAAAACAGATAAATTAGGTGGTCATGTTATCCCTGGATCAGTTCCAGACTTTAAAGAAGAAGATAGAAAATTAATGGCATGGTACGAAAATGAATTAAATGAGTTAAAAGTAAAAGTATTAAAAAATAAAGAAGCAGATAAAAAGTTAATCCAAAGTAAAAAGCCAGATGTAGTATTTATTGCAACTGGTTCAAATGCCATTAAGCCTAATATTGAAGGAATAGATAAGAATACAGTAGTTTCAGCAGAAGATGTTCTTTTAGATGTGAATAAAGCTGGAGAGAAAGTTGTAATTATAGGTGGAGGATTAGTAGGCTGCGAAACCGCTTTATGGCTTGCACAAAAAGGAAAGAATGTAACCATAGTGGAGGCCCTGCCTGATATACTTATTTCCGGTGAGACACCTATACCACATATGAATAGAATAATGCTTATAGATCTCTTAAAGTTCAATAATGTAAATATGATTACCCACAGCAGTGCTTTAAAGATTACGGATAATGGAGTGCAGATAATAAATAAAGCATTTAAAAAGGAAAAATTACAAGCAGACACTGCAATTGTTGCAATAGGTTACAAAAATGAAAATAAACTATATGATGAAATTAAAAATGAATCTTATGAAACCTATGTAATAGGTGATGCCAGACATGCTAGTAACATAATGAACGCTATATGGGATGCCTATGAAGTAGCAAAGGATATTTAA
- the pcp gene encoding pyroglutamyl-peptidase I yields MKILVTGFDPFGGDKVNPAFEAVKLLPGTIAGAEVIKIEIPTVYGKSGEAVEEGIKKYRPDVVLCIGQAGGRSTITVERVAINLAEARIEDNEGNQPIDKPLEKDGENAYFATIPVKAMVNNIRKHGIPANISYTAGTFVCNSVMYDLLYMINKKYPEIKGGFIHVPFAPEQVVDRPDGTASLPVEITAKALEYAIEAIFVR; encoded by the coding sequence ATGAAAATATTAGTTACAGGTTTTGATCCTTTTGGCGGTGATAAGGTTAACCCGGCATTTGAAGCAGTAAAGCTTCTGCCAGGCACTATTGCAGGGGCAGAGGTTATTAAAATTGAAATTCCAACAGTTTATGGCAAAAGCGGTGAGGCAGTGGAAGAAGGCATAAAAAAATATAGACCTGACGTGGTCCTTTGTATTGGGCAGGCAGGTGGACGCTCAACTATAACAGTGGAAAGGGTTGCAATTAATCTGGCAGAAGCAAGGATAGAGGATAATGAAGGAAATCAGCCAATTGATAAGCCATTAGAGAAAGATGGAGAAAATGCATATTTTGCAACAATTCCTGTAAAAGCAATGGTAAATAATATTAGAAAGCATGGAATACCAGCCAATATATCATATACTGCAGGGACATTTGTGTGCAATTCCGTAATGTATGATCTGCTGTATATGATTAACAAGAAGTATCCTGAAATAAAGGGCGGCTTTATTCATGTGCCATTTGCACCAGAGCAGGTTGTTGATCGCCCAGATGGTACTGCCAGCCTGCCAGTAGAAATTACCGCAAAGGCTTTAGAGTATGCAATTGAGGCTATTTTTGTAAGGTAA
- a CDS encoding DUF979 domain-containing protein, whose product MSFFMDPKVLLGAKLLEIIYIIIGLITIYTGVKNTMDKENPSRFGTALFWCTLGVVLAFGRWIPVRADGILIIIMTIPAIFKKVKIGKVENPDPSYTKKKFEKIGMKIFIPALSMGIFAIIFAIWAPKLGALVGVGVGVFVSIIILMIFSKDNTPNVFLKDSERLISMVGPLSMLPMLLASLGAIFTAAGVGNVIAKLVGNIIPKGNVNVGIIVYAVGMMLFTMIMGNAFAAITVMTVGVGAPFVLAYGANPVIIGMVALTCGYCGTLCTPMAANFNVVPVAMLDMKDRFGVIKNQVVVALILLVFQIGYMIVFK is encoded by the coding sequence ATGTCATTTTTTATGGATCCTAAGGTGTTACTGGGTGCAAAATTATTAGAGATTATATATATTATTATAGGACTAATTACTATTTATACAGGTGTTAAAAATACCATGGATAAGGAAAATCCATCAAGATTTGGTACAGCATTATTTTGGTGTACACTGGGTGTTGTGCTTGCTTTTGGCAGATGGATACCAGTTAGGGCAGATGGTATACTGATTATTATAATGACCATCCCAGCCATATTCAAAAAAGTGAAAATTGGAAAGGTGGAAAATCCTGACCCTTCATATACAAAGAAGAAATTTGAAAAAATAGGTATGAAAATCTTTATCCCAGCATTATCAATGGGTATTTTTGCAATTATTTTTGCAATATGGGCTCCAAAATTGGGAGCACTGGTAGGAGTGGGAGTTGGTGTTTTTGTATCAATAATAATTTTAATGATTTTCTCAAAAGACAACACTCCAAATGTATTTCTCAAGGATTCAGAGCGTTTAATTTCAATGGTTGGTCCTCTTAGCATGCTTCCAATGCTTCTTGCAAGCTTAGGTGCTATATTTACAGCAGCAGGAGTAGGCAATGTAATTGCAAAATTAGTAGGAAATATAATCCCTAAGGGAAATGTAAATGTAGGCATTATAGTTTATGCTGTTGGTATGATGCTGTTTACCATGATTATGGGTAATGCATTTGCTGCTATTACAGTAATGACAGTGGGCGTTGGAGCACCATTTGTATTAGCTTATGGTGCAAATCCAGTAATAATAGGCATGGTTGCGCTTACCTGCGGGTATTGCGGAACACTATGCACACCAATGGCTGCAAACTTCAACGTTGTTCCAGTAGCTATGCTGGACATGAAGGATCGTTTTGGAGTTATCAAAAACCAGGTAGTTGTAGCACTAATTTTGCTTGTATTCCAAATTGGCTATATGATAGTATTCAAATAA
- a CDS encoding DUF969 domain-containing protein, protein MELIKLLGILIVIVGFAFKLDPILIVLCASIVTAFVGGMGVNGLLDTLGKSFVANRSMAIFILIMLATGTLERNGLKEAAAKLIGKVKGATAGAVIGAYGVMRGIFAAFNVSFGGVAGFVKPIIMPMATGVIKASGKVLNEQYEDEIKGMASGMENIAWFFCQVLFVGGPGALLVQSTLNSLGYKVELIDLSKVEIPVGVFAVIVAIIYYFLKDKKLVKKYYYDNSPNKK, encoded by the coding sequence ATGGAACTTATTAAATTATTAGGTATCTTAATTGTAATAGTGGGATTCGCATTTAAGCTGGATCCAATTCTCATTGTTTTATGTGCTTCCATTGTAACAGCTTTTGTTGGAGGGATGGGAGTAAATGGATTGCTGGATACTTTAGGAAAGAGTTTTGTGGCTAACAGAAGTATGGCAATTTTCATATTGATTATGCTGGCTACTGGTACATTGGAGAGAAATGGATTAAAGGAGGCAGCCGCAAAATTAATTGGCAAGGTTAAAGGTGCTACAGCAGGAGCTGTTATAGGTGCCTATGGAGTTATGCGTGGTATCTTTGCAGCATTTAATGTAAGCTTTGGCGGTGTAGCAGGCTTCGTTAAACCAATTATTATGCCAATGGCAACAGGAGTAATTAAAGCCTCTGGCAAAGTTCTAAATGAGCAGTATGAGGATGAGATTAAAGGTATGGCATCTGGTATGGAAAACATTGCCTGGTTTTTCTGTCAGGTATTGTTTGTAGGCGGACCTGGAGCACTGCTTGTACAATCAACATTAAATTCATTAGGTTACAAGGTTGAATTAATCGACCTGTCAAAAGTAGAAATTCCTGTAGGTGTTTTTGCAGTAATAGTAGCAATTATCTATTACTTCTTAAAAGATAAGAAGCTTGTTAAAAAATATTACTATGATAATTCACCAAATAAAAAATAG
- a CDS encoding M14 family metallopeptidase has product MEADEKSIYITENMTWEEKCKTVETALFIGFHTVSAHFPIAALKKEHIVPRTMDELQHSYESKEEIPENYVSATDNAKPIQDFDWRKKKGLETLFSEGSFLQDTDLDLLPDKLLFKIAFPKESSTSVIIAACNFAFRFGMETTAYEGPIVAPEGYIGNLLLFEKGNECSINLEEKQQCTVVHVTGEGQELEDFSSFLCENFPLLADRKTWIDQLQYFTDSFAMKNLDGQLAYLKAFEPELKGKIKAFFAPDIQKELSVIEKEFPKVEFHSYKEMKPVYERTYDIPWEVDVFEELLEKEIYPYLKSGDKVEIYGALSEEKAVRAAVAEKINNKLLMTGAVCERLQLICAYKQGISWIEEVVLPRLMELKNTDVSKVIIAFKAFLPKGERKWIDEDGAVPSYNNIKQDNPDYWYDLPIRFLQELYPIEDIISEKLGIHRKNIEFMEYKGDKDITYLFQAYDKAQHCIIEEEYKAAYTERQYLDEYPQMGKVHPSTGYLYVVRNGTSFFKRRIATDLENIWDIYEGNVLPECREFINIKVKGKPTIEKQPFFSRLQLQVTASEPNYRLNSREDMISSLDALHEDMYFVGSDYFKNYGVRETGAILDAPGLILPIIKKAQGKPTFKVTLYDQMANEPCICSHGRKIHSMVSREQQNIYINKINYENKQLNVQIKAHGADPKIVRAYADLLNRKVLCSSKMFKGINKIIFDTKDGMYTANIISQKEQIKDLDINSIDLYEHKLIGYDEYMKIICMLKRVPGIAVYKAADSYMGKEIYAIELLPKESGYVSRTKRITYCPSEIINCRHHANEVSSTNAAFMLIKKLLSSDEYKELPNKLNLVIVPMENVDGAAIHYELQKDNPHWKLHVARFNAIGKEFSHEVFKNDTIHSEAKAQKWLWKAFLPDVSVDNHGVPSHEWEQQFSGYTSPSFKGFWLPRSLLYGYYWTVTDEAYKSNYAVNKKIEEVVAEAIGKNKEITSWNKEWAERFEKFAHGWMPKLFPADYYKDMINYWVPFSYNASHRYPSVRFPWITTVAYTSEVADETAQGEYLNLCARAHVQHDLAIIKMLMHCKCVYKQSYSSNEGHVIASCIRQRPIIV; this is encoded by the coding sequence ATGGAAGCTGATGAAAAAAGCATATATATCACTGAAAATATGACATGGGAAGAAAAGTGTAAAACTGTAGAAACAGCTTTGTTTATTGGGTTTCATACTGTTTCAGCACATTTTCCAATTGCAGCTTTAAAAAAGGAGCATATTGTGCCAAGGACAATGGATGAGCTGCAGCACAGCTATGAAAGTAAAGAAGAAATTCCAGAAAATTATGTGTCAGCCACAGATAATGCAAAACCAATACAGGATTTTGATTGGAGAAAGAAAAAAGGGTTGGAAACACTATTTAGTGAAGGAAGTTTTCTACAGGATACTGATTTGGATTTATTGCCCGACAAATTATTATTCAAAATTGCGTTTCCAAAGGAAAGCAGCACTTCTGTTATCATTGCGGCCTGCAATTTTGCCTTTAGATTTGGCATGGAGACAACTGCCTATGAAGGGCCCATTGTGGCTCCAGAAGGCTATATTGGAAATTTACTTTTATTTGAAAAAGGCAATGAATGCAGTATTAATTTAGAAGAAAAGCAGCAATGCACAGTAGTACATGTAACCGGTGAAGGACAGGAATTAGAAGACTTCTCCAGTTTCTTGTGTGAAAACTTTCCTTTATTAGCAGATAGAAAAACATGGATAGACCAGCTGCAGTATTTTACAGACAGTTTTGCTATGAAAAATCTAGATGGACAACTGGCATATTTAAAAGCCTTTGAGCCTGAATTAAAGGGGAAAATAAAAGCATTTTTTGCACCAGATATTCAGAAGGAGCTTTCAGTTATAGAGAAAGAATTTCCTAAAGTTGAATTCCATAGTTACAAAGAAATGAAGCCTGTATATGAAAGAACTTATGACATTCCATGGGAGGTGGATGTATTTGAAGAATTGCTTGAAAAAGAAATATATCCATATTTAAAATCAGGAGACAAGGTAGAAATATATGGTGCATTAAGCGAGGAAAAAGCTGTAAGAGCCGCAGTAGCAGAAAAAATCAATAATAAACTTCTTATGACAGGGGCAGTATGTGAAAGGCTGCAGCTTATATGTGCATATAAACAGGGAATATCCTGGATAGAAGAAGTAGTGCTGCCAAGGCTCATGGAGCTTAAAAACACGGATGTGTCAAAAGTTATTATTGCCTTTAAAGCATTTTTACCTAAAGGTGAAAGAAAATGGATTGATGAAGATGGTGCAGTACCTTCCTATAACAACATAAAACAGGATAATCCTGATTACTGGTATGACTTGCCAATAAGGTTTCTGCAGGAATTATACCCTATAGAGGACATTATTAGTGAAAAATTAGGTATTCATAGGAAGAACATTGAGTTCATGGAATATAAGGGAGACAAAGATATTACTTATTTATTTCAGGCATATGACAAAGCACAGCACTGCATTATTGAAGAAGAATACAAGGCTGCATATACAGAAAGGCAATATCTGGATGAATACCCGCAAATGGGAAAAGTACATCCTTCTACAGGATATTTATATGTGGTGAGAAATGGAACAAGCTTTTTTAAAAGGAGAATAGCAACGGATTTAGAAAATATATGGGATATTTATGAAGGTAATGTACTTCCGGAATGCAGAGAATTCATAAACATCAAGGTGAAGGGAAAACCAACTATTGAAAAGCAGCCATTCTTCTCCAGGCTGCAGCTGCAGGTTACTGCAAGTGAACCTAATTACAGGCTTAATTCAAGAGAAGATATGATATCCTCCTTAGATGCACTTCACGAGGATATGTATTTTGTAGGTTCAGACTATTTTAAGAATTATGGAGTTAGGGAAACTGGAGCTATACTGGATGCGCCAGGGTTAATTCTTCCAATAATAAAAAAGGCCCAGGGAAAACCCACATTTAAGGTAACCTTATATGATCAAATGGCCAATGAACCATGCATATGCTCTCATGGAAGAAAAATACACAGCATGGTTTCAAGAGAGCAGCAGAATATATACATTAATAAAATAAATTATGAAAATAAGCAGCTTAATGTTCAAATAAAAGCACATGGGGCTGATCCTAAAATAGTAAGGGCTTATGCTGATTTATTAAACAGAAAGGTTTTATGCAGCAGCAAAATGTTTAAGGGAATCAATAAAATTATATTTGATACAAAAGATGGCATGTACACTGCAAACATAATAAGCCAGAAAGAGCAGATAAAGGATCTGGATATTAATAGTATTGATTTATATGAGCATAAATTAATTGGATATGATGAATATATGAAAATTATATGCATGCTTAAAAGAGTGCCTGGTATTGCTGTTTATAAAGCAGCAGATTCCTATATGGGAAAAGAAATATATGCAATTGAACTTTTACCTAAGGAAAGCGGATATGTGTCCAGAACAAAGAGAATAACCTATTGTCCATCGGAAATTATTAACTGCAGGCATCATGCAAATGAAGTATCCAGCACCAATGCTGCATTTATGCTGATTAAGAAACTTTTAAGTTCAGATGAATATAAGGAGCTGCCTAATAAACTAAATTTGGTAATTGTGCCAATGGAAAATGTCGACGGAGCGGCAATACATTATGAATTACAGAAGGACAATCCTCACTGGAAACTTCATGTTGCCAGGTTTAATGCCATAGGTAAGGAATTCTCCCATGAGGTGTTCAAAAATGACACTATACATTCAGAAGCAAAAGCACAAAAATGGCTGTGGAAAGCATTCTTACCGGATGTTTCCGTAGACAATCATGGAGTTCCAAGTCATGAATGGGAACAGCAGTTTTCAGGATATACATCACCATCATTTAAAGGATTCTGGCTGCCAAGATCATTACTATATGGATATTACTGGACTGTTACAGATGAAGCTTACAAGAGTAATTATGCAGTAAATAAAAAAATAGAAGAAGTGGTTGCCGAAGCAATTGGGAAAAATAAAGAAATCACATCATGGAATAAGGAATGGGCAGAGAGATTCGAAAAATTTGCACATGGATGGATGCCTAAATTGTTTCCTGCAGATTATTATAAAGATATGATTAACTATTGGGTACCATTTTCCTACAATGCTTCACATCGTTATCCTTCTGTACGATTCCCATGGATAACAACTGTGGCATATACAAGTGAAGTTGCTGATGAAACAGCACAGGGTGAATATTTGAACCTTTGTGCCAGAGCACATGTGCAGCACGATTTGGCAATAATAAAGATGCTTATGCACTGCAAATGTGTGTATAAACAATCCTATAGTTCAAATGAAGGACATGTTATCGCTAGCTGCATTAGACAAAGACCAATTATTGTGTAA
- a CDS encoding TetR/AcrR family transcriptional regulator: MNVKKIKTKDKIIKAAWKLFVKQGYEKTTISEIIEVSQTSRGTFYHHFRGKEDLLFSLAYFFDNDYTIWEKTIDPYMNSLDILLSFDAYVLKNLENSPYRPFLSSLYGLQVMTSGTRHILDPSREYYKIIAGLMKEGIEKNEIKSSLSYMELTEAFAIIERGLTYDWCLNKGRYSLLQYGQRMMKIFLNSIKA, from the coding sequence ATGAATGTGAAAAAAATTAAAACAAAAGATAAAATTATTAAAGCAGCTTGGAAACTTTTCGTTAAACAAGGCTATGAGAAAACTACTATTTCTGAAATAATAGAAGTTTCTCAAACCTCACGTGGTACCTTTTACCATCATTTCCGAGGAAAGGAAGATTTGCTTTTTAGCCTGGCTTATTTTTTTGATAATGACTATACAATATGGGAGAAGACAATTGATCCATATATGAATTCTTTGGACATATTATTATCATTTGATGCCTATGTATTAAAGAATTTAGAGAATTCACCATATAGACCATTCTTGTCTTCACTATATGGTCTTCAGGTCATGACTTCAGGTACAAGGCATATTTTAGATCCCAGTAGAGAGTATTATAAAATAATTGCCGGATTAATGAAAGAAGGAATAGAAAAGAATGAAATTAAAAGCAGTCTTTCATATATGGAATTAACTGAGGCTTTTGCAATTATTGAACGTGGGCTTACTTATGACTGGTGCCTAAATAAAGGGCGTTATTCTCTATTACAGTACGGTCAGCGAATGATGAAAATATTTCTCAATTCTATAAAAGCTTAA
- a CDS encoding SIS domain-containing protein produces the protein MYSTASDLDNKTLIIAISMSGETPQVIKAVNIAKTRGCKIICVTNVGYNTLANLSDKCLFIFSSEYEINNIKFRSRVTANAIMEYVFFRYLDKYK, from the coding sequence ATGTATTCTACAGCAAGTGATCTTGATAATAAAACTTTAATTATTGCCATATCAATGTCTGGAGAAACCCCTCAGGTAATTAAGGCTGTGAATATAGCAAAAACACGAGGCTGTAAAATCATATGTGTTACTAATGTAGGGTATAATACGTTAGCTAACTTATCTGACAAATGCCTGTTTATATTCTCAAGTGAATATGAAATAAATAATATTAAATTCAGATCCAGAGTGACAGCTAATGCTATAATGGAGTATGTGTTTTTTAGATATTTAGACAAATATAAATAA
- a CDS encoding MurR/RpiR family transcriptional regulator, with amino-acid sequence MTVFDAIEKNRKLLNKNENYLLKYILENTEKVSNMRIQDLSKETFISTATIVRFCNKLSYSGYAEFKANLKSSIDRENNQKIVPSNTFLFDDIAKTKDLINDSVINEVIDLIYNAEKIDFYGEGSSKDVCIDISRKFHLVEKIADILTIQA; translated from the coding sequence ATGACAGTATTTGATGCTATTGAAAAAAATCGTAAATTATTAAATAAAAATGAAAATTATTTACTTAAGTATATATTGGAGAATACTGAAAAAGTGTCAAACATGCGAATTCAAGACCTATCTAAAGAAACTTTTATTTCTACTGCAACCATAGTCAGGTTCTGTAATAAATTATCTTACTCAGGATATGCAGAATTTAAAGCAAATTTAAAAAGTTCAATAGACAGAGAAAATAACCAAAAGATAGTACCAAGCAATACATTTTTATTTGATGATATTGCTAAAACTAAAGATTTAATTAATGATTCTGTGATTAACGAAGTAATAGATCTAATCTACAATGCTGAAAAAATAGATTTTTATGGAGAAGGTTCATCTAAAGATGTGTGCATAGATATCTCAAGAAAATTTCATCTTGTAGAAAAAATTGCAGATATTTTAACGATACAAGCATAA
- a CDS encoding 6-phospho-alpha-glucosidase has product MKKFNVSLVGGGSTWTPGLLSSLCKLKDRFPINRLVMFDIDEKRQEVIGNYAKVLFKEKYPELDFRYTTKVEEAYIDVDFVIMQMRTGGYKMREKDEKIPLSLGVIGQETCGAGGFAYGLRSIRDMIKTIKDIRKYSKDAWVLNYTNPAAIVAEALRREFPEDKRILNICDQPVNLLRSYGRVLGRDSKNFEPVYFGLNHFGWFTNLYDENGNDLVPELRKVIKEKGFIPVDAEQRDKSWLATYAMVQDMVNDFPEYLPNTYLQYYYYPDYKVSHLNPNYTRANEVIDGREKRVFEECRRVAKAGTAEGSVMVHNDAHSEFMIEVAESIAFNLKKIYIVIVKNNGIISNLDDDVMVEVASVMTANGPRPLAVGKIPTFYKGLIESQSAYEKLTVDAYFEGSYEKALQALTLNRTIVSAKKARQVLDKLIEANKEYWPELK; this is encoded by the coding sequence ATGAAAAAATTCAACGTATCATTAGTTGGTGGAGGTAGTACATGGACTCCTGGACTTCTTTCAAGTTTATGTAAGTTAAAGGATAGATTCCCCATAAATAGATTAGTTATGTTCGATATAGATGAAAAACGACAAGAAGTAATTGGCAATTATGCAAAAGTATTGTTCAAGGAAAAATATCCTGAATTGGATTTTAGATATACTACAAAGGTTGAAGAAGCCTATATAGATGTTGACTTTGTAATTATGCAAATGAGAACCGGCGGTTATAAGATGAGAGAAAAGGATGAAAAAATTCCTTTAAGTTTAGGCGTAATAGGACAGGAAACTTGTGGCGCTGGTGGATTTGCTTATGGTCTTAGATCAATAAGAGACATGATTAAAACAATAAAAGATATAAGAAAGTATTCTAAAGATGCTTGGGTATTAAATTATACAAATCCAGCTGCTATAGTGGCAGAGGCATTAAGAAGAGAGTTCCCAGAAGATAAGAGAATTTTAAATATATGCGATCAGCCAGTTAATTTATTACGTTCTTATGGCAGAGTTTTGGGAAGAGATTCAAAAAACTTTGAACCAGTTTATTTTGGTTTAAATCATTTTGGATGGTTTACTAATTTATATGATGAGAATGGAAATGATTTAGTTCCAGAACTTAGAAAAGTAATAAAAGAAAAGGGATTTATTCCTGTAGATGCAGAGCAAAGAGATAAATCATGGTTAGCCACTTATGCAATGGTACAGGATATGGTTAATGATTTCCCAGAATATCTTCCAAATACTTATTTACAATATTATTATTATCCTGATTATAAAGTTAGTCATTTAAATCCAAATTATACAAGAGCAAATGAAGTCATTGATGGGAGAGAAAAAAGAGTTTTTGAAGAATGCAGAAGAGTGGCTAAAGCCGGTACTGCAGAAGGTTCTGTGATGGTTCATAATGATGCACACAGTGAATTTATGATAGAAGTGGCTGAATCCATTGCTTTTAATCTTAAAAAAATATATATAGTAATTGTAAAAAATAATGGAATAATTTCAAATTTAGATGATGATGTAATGGTTGAAGTTGCTTCTGTAATGACAGCAAATGGGCCAAGACCTCTTGCTGTAGGTAAAATTCCTACATTTTATAAAGGTCTAATTGAATCACAATCAGCTTATGAAAAATTAACAGTAGATGCTTATTTTGAAGGTTCATATGAAAAAGCACTGCAGGCATTAACTCTTAACAGAACTATTGTATCTGCTAAAAAAGCAAGACAGGTTCTTGATAAATTAATAGAAGCTAACAAGGAATATTGGCCTGAACTTAAATAA